The sequence CACTGTGCGGCAAAGCCCGGGAAAGTCCGGATTACGCCCAAGCAGACATTGTGATCCTGGTGGTCCTGTGACATAAACAGGTTGCTTAATAGTATTCGTGAAGCCATAGTTGCAAACAAACAGCTTGTTGATCCAAGGCGATTTCCCAAAACTCATCATCGCACATCCGATCCTGCTGGAGCGATCGGACATCATTTGAGTGAAGTGTCGAATCGTTGGGCTTGGGAAGAGAATAGAATGCATTATTTATGTCGTTGATTTAATTATTAAGAATTTACCCTGTCCAGTTCAGTGGGTAGCTTGAAATGTGCGAAGGATTAGAATTTGAATACTCGGAGAACCAAGAGTCAATGAATTCTCGAATCAACATTTCGTCAGGAACGTTCTCTTCTTGGATCACCTTTATCGCCATGCTCTGCCCAACGGTCCTCATCATCATTGTGTTGCGACATCGGTCGTGCTCATAAACGCAGCGTCGTGCATTAGCAGCAGCCATGTACGCCAACTCCCGATCCCATACCTACCAGAAACAAGCCAAATTTTTTATTCTTCGAATTCTACACTCAAATCCCGAATCGACTACCAACCAAAGTAGCCATCCTAGCAGCCGGCGGGTAAAACGAGTCATCCGTGTAGTTTTGGTTTCCCATGGCAACTCGGTTGCGGAGTTGATTGTGCCGATTGACAATCAACGCCTGCTTGGAGCTATCCAACTTGATCTCGAACGATCCGGCACCACACGCGGGACTCGGACTGCCCAATCCGTTGCAAGCGATGTGCGGCCCACCGGAGGGACACAGTGCGCGGTCGCAGTAGTTCGTGGTTTGACCCCAACCACTGGCGATCACGATTGGAAGGATGCATACTGTGGAGAGGAAAATGTATTCAAAGAGCGAAACATAATTTTGACACGAAATAAATTTTACCGATGGAAATGGACTTCATTGCTGAGTTGGTAAAGTGACACTAAATACCTGTGCGGACCAGAATTTCAGTTTCGGTTTTAATTCTGTTTGAGTTCGAGCGAACGCCATTATTCGCCCAATTTGTTAAGAATGGATGAACGCACATTCAATGTTTATGCGTCAGGGGAATCTTTTGTAAATGAATTATGCTACGCTGGCGTCAGCTATTCACACATCTCCTtcacaatttatttattcatgctTTCAAATTGAAGGGTGACCTTCATTTTGTGAAGCAACGAAGTCCCAATGTCATATACAATTTGAATCGTAGTAGATACACGTGGTGAGAGCACTGCTAAATTGCAATAAATGCATTTTGGCTCGTTTGTAGTAAGAACTGGGTAATGTGTTATCATCTGTTTATGCTTATGCTAGGTACTTTTGACGTTGGATAACGTCTcacccgaaggtactgggtgtcttatcagaatctaaaatttgggcccgtcacgaaatcatgtgacaagattttgaacgtcaatagcgcctttatctttcgatggatttatatatcaatcgactcggaaaccaTGTCATTTTTATTGTAACTTTCGATTGTTTACGATtaacaattgaaaatttcatacattttttgccgaaaaggtcatttgaccgaatgggtcatttggtcgaacgggtcatttggtcgaaagggttattttgccgaaacatttggccgaaagggtcatttagccgaaatggtcattcaGCCCAAATGGTCATTTCaccgagagggtcatttggccgattatgacatttggccgaatacgacatttggtatttggatcatttgaaaagtgagaaatgaagagtgagaagtgagacgtctcactactcacttcgcgcttctaacttttcacagtaagaagtgaaaaatgaggagtgagaagtgagacgtctcacttctcgcttcccgctgtaaaaaagttttttacagtgagcagtgagaagtgaaacgtctcactttttactcctcatttctcatttctcactgtgaaatcACTTTTTACAGTGCTTCCCCCCGAAGACACTGATTAgagatcagcgaaaggtgctcgaagtgtttgagttcgagattcaggatgctgtcgaagcctggggccttcatgtttttcaatgatttgatataggccgtcaattcgtcagctgaatGCTGTGTGCATactcgttaatggctgcttcgtgtggacttatgatgttctgcccaagactGTGTGAGTCGACGTagtgaccttctctgcaggagttatcaagcgatccttcgaTCCATTATTGTCTactgggatcaaaggtggaatgttCATTTTCCATTTATTTGAGAAATCGTTAATTTtttaggtccaccattctggccttgataatttttgtgattcgattgcagcgtgccttaagctcaggcagtccagtacgctgaaactgtctgcgagtgacattccgtaATTGAGTCAaagctttggtgagtgtatcgattgTGTAACCTGCGGCTACAAATGTTATTTGCAGCTCCTCCGCAAACGTTAGTTTCCCGTCCATCAAGCCCACCGGGTAATTCACCCATGCTATATTAGCGAGACAAACCATCTCACTAATAAGTATGGTGAATAAAGTGAGTACCGAAATGAGTTACATACAAACGTCACTTTTTAATTTATGTACAGCGGTTTGAGCGTGagcataaaaaaatagaatgctCACCAATTTCGTTCATCTGCTCTCCGTTGTCGCATGAGAGAATGGTtgccaaattgaaaaaaaaactaattattaTATAGCTCAGCTTCATCCCGGAACAATTTAGTCTGTCCGTGACCTCCTACGGGAATTGAAGTACGCGTCggataaattatttaaaaacaaaaaaaaacctaattaTTGGTG comes from Armigeres subalbatus isolate Guangzhou_Male chromosome 2, GZ_Asu_2, whole genome shotgun sequence and encodes:
- the LOC134210495 gene encoding uncharacterized protein LOC134210495, coding for MAFARTQTELKPKLKFCPFPSVKFISCQNYVSLFEYIFLSTVCILPIVIASGWGQTTNYCDRALCPSGGPHIACNGLGSPSPACGAGSFEIKLDSSKQALIVNRHNQLRNRVAMGNQNYTDDSFYPPAARMATLVWDRELAYMAAANARRCVYEHDRCRNTMMMRTVGQSMAIKVIQEENVPDEMLIREFIDSWFSEYSNSNPSHISSYPLNWTGPTIRHFTQMMSDRSSRIGCAMMSFGKSPWINKLFVCNYGFTNTIKQPVYVTGPPGSQCLLGRNPDFPGLCRTVKIVVKYPSFIISLVVNGSLGQTADFCNASLCRSGVTHIACHGLQNLSSTCGDGSFEVNLDSAKQALITNQHNTLRSRVALGNQNYTSTLFYPQAAKMATLAWDNELAHIAATNARRCVFGHDQCRNTATMRYVGQNIAIKMFYGMSITDEVLIKGFIDSWFSEYANSNPSHIASYPSAWTGPTIGHFTQVVSDRSSKIGCAMVSYITAPWINKLFVCNYGLTNIVGQPVYVAGATGSQCKTGRNPSFSGLCSTSEVVSNNP